Part of the Aurantiacibacter aquimixticola genome, CTCCTCTGTTGTGTCGGCTGCACCATAGCAAGCAGGTCGCTCTTGGCTAGACGGCGGCGGGCGTAAATCGGGCGGGCGAATAGAGCGCGGTATCGAGAGCCTCCGTCATCGCGTCGCACGGCGCATCGAGCAGCAATTGCGCGCCGAGCCGCGCCGCTGCCGGAGCGGTCTGGATGCCGAAGCCGCCTTGCCCCGCGAACCAGAACAGCCCGTCGACGCGGCGGTCGAAACCGTAGACCGGCAGGCGATCCGGCGCGAAGCTGCGCAGGCCCGCCCATTTATGCTCCAGCGCGAGCACCTGCCAGTTCACGACCTTGCCGAACCGATCGATTGCGCGCGCCACGTCGATCTCATCCGGAACAGCGTCGCAGGCTTCCGACGGGATTTCATCGTGCGGACTCAGCCAGACCTTTCCGCTTTCCGGCTTGAAATAGAAGTCGCCCGATATGTCGAGACACAGCGGCAGGTCCGATGGCGGCGGCGGATCGGTGCGCAATTGCGCGACCGTGCGGCGATAAGGCCTGATCCCGAGCGGGGACGCCCCGCACCTTTGCGCGACATCGTCGGCCCAGGCCCCGGCCGAATTGACAATGATGCCCGCCTGGACGGCGTCGCCTTTGTCGAACTGCAACCGCCACAGCCCCTTGCTTCGCTCCGCAGAGCGGAAACGGCGACCGCATGCGATCGTGGTGCCGCGCTCGCGTGCGGACGCAAGGTAATGCTGGTGGACCGCCGCGACATCGATATCGGCGCAGCGCGGCTGGTGGATTGCCCGGTCCCATTCCGGTGCCAATCCAGGCACCATGCTTTCCAGCCGCGGACGATCGATCAGCGCGGCATCGGCGCCAGACTGTTCGAAGCGCCCGAAGAAGTCGTCGATCAGGGAAGCATCCTGAGCGCGGGCGAGGTAGAGCGCGCCGCGATCGGAGAGGAAACCGCGTTCGCGAAACCATGGTCCGGATCCACGTGTGAGAGGCAGAACGTCCGGCCCGCCATAGCATTCTTCCCAGAAAGCGGCCGAACGGCCCGTCGTGTGGTAGCCGGGATGCTCCTCCGCCTCGGCAATCAGCACGGTGCGGTGCGCGGCAATTTCGGCAGCGATGCTCGCACCGGCAATGCCGGCGCCGATCACCACGACATCGAAGGTCTGGATCACGGGGAAAACTGCCGCTCCAGAAAGCCATCGATGGCGGCAAGTGCACGATCGCGAATTTCGTCGCATTCACGCAGGATTTCGTGTCGCGCTTCCTTTCCGAAAATCAGCCCTTTGGCATGGGGCATCCGATCGAGAGCGCTGCGGATCGCGGCGGGGCTCACCAGCCGGTCGGCATCGGTCGCCACGAAGAAGGTCGGCATGTTCACCTGCTCCAGCCCGCCGCGCGCAAACATGGCGGCAGAGCTTTCCATCGCGCCTTTCACCCAGCCCCAGCTTCCCGGCCCCAGTTCCAGTTCGGGCCGTCTCTCCCGCCACCAGAGCTCGTCCTGATAGCGTTCGGCGTCATGCGTCAGCAGGGCCTGTCGCATGCTAGGCGTGATGCCGGGCTTCTCGCTCATCTTCCACGCCGGGCGCTTCGGGTCGCCGATCCTGGCCATCACCTGCGCGAAGCCGCGCTTCAGCGGCAGGGGCACGGATTCCGGGAAAGTGTCGAGCATGGGCGCGGACAGAACAAGCGCATCTGGCTTTGGCGACAGCGCCTCTTCCATAACCGCGCGAAGCGTCAGGTGTCCTCCCATCGAATGGCCGACGAGAACGCGGGGCCCGTCATGCTCGGCGGCCCAGCCATCCCAATATTGCGCCAGGTCCGCGATCCACAAGGCGAAGTCGTCGATATGGCCCGTCGCATCGTCATTGCCGAGACGGCCCGATCCGCCCTGCCCGCGCCAGTCCGCAGCGCTGACCTGCCACCCTTTCAACCGCCAATGTTCGAAGCTCTCGAGGTATTTCTCATAGGCATCGCCGCGCCCAGCCATGAACAGCATGGAGCCGCGGCGCGCCACACCTGTGGGCGGCGCGGGCCATTCGATGTGGCGAATTTCATGGCCGTCCTTCGCTTTCCACATCCCTTCGCGTGCATCGGCGGGGATGGCACGGCGATCGAAAGCATGCGGCGCGGTCTTCACTGTTTGGCTAATTCCAACCTCCTGCCCGTGGTTACTTTTTGGTAAGTCATGGGCGCTAGCAACAGCCTCAAGGGATTCACCGGGGGCTTCATGCTAGACGATCCGATCAAGTACGGTCTGCTTGCCGCGTTGGCAATCGCGCTGGTTACCGCAGCGTTTACCGACCTCAAGAGCAGGCGCATCGCCAATTGGCTGAATGCGACGATCGCGCTGGGCGCGCCGCTATTCTGGTTCGCGAGCGACATGTCGCTGTGGCCGGACGTGGCGATGCAGCTTGGCGTGGCGCTCGGCACTTTCGCAGTGCTCTCTCTCCTTTTCGCGATCAAGGCGATGGGCGGCGGCGATGTGAAGCTGCTGACCGCACTCGCGCTGTGGATAGAACCTTCGGCTTTCATGAAGCTGCTCATCATGATGGCGCTGCTCGGCGGCCTGCTGACCGTCGTTTTCGGCATGTGGCACAAAATCCGCCGCCACGAGGGCAAGATCGCCATTCCTTACGGTGTCGCCATTG contains:
- a CDS encoding FAD-binding oxidoreductase, translating into MIQTFDVVVIGAGIAGASIAAEIAAHRTVLIAEAEEHPGYHTTGRSAAFWEECYGGPDVLPLTRGSGPWFRERGFLSDRGALYLARAQDASLIDDFFGRFEQSGADAALIDRPRLESMVPGLAPEWDRAIHQPRCADIDVAAVHQHYLASARERGTTIACGRRFRSAERSKGLWRLQFDKGDAVQAGIIVNSAGAWADDVAQRCGASPLGIRPYRRTVAQLRTDPPPPSDLPLCLDISGDFYFKPESGKVWLSPHDEIPSEACDAVPDEIDVARAIDRFGKVVNWQVLALEHKWAGLRSFAPDRLPVYGFDRRVDGLFWFAGQGGFGIQTAPAAARLGAQLLLDAPCDAMTEALDTALYSPARFTPAAV
- a CDS encoding alpha/beta fold hydrolase, with the translated sequence MKTAPHAFDRRAIPADAREGMWKAKDGHEIRHIEWPAPPTGVARRGSMLFMAGRGDAYEKYLESFEHWRLKGWQVSAADWRGQGGSGRLGNDDATGHIDDFALWIADLAQYWDGWAAEHDGPRVLVGHSMGGHLTLRAVMEEALSPKPDALVLSAPMLDTFPESVPLPLKRGFAQVMARIGDPKRPAWKMSEKPGITPSMRQALLTHDAERYQDELWWRERRPELELGPGSWGWVKGAMESSAAMFARGGLEQVNMPTFFVATDADRLVSPAAIRSALDRMPHAKGLIFGKEARHEILRECDEIRDRALAAIDGFLERQFSP
- a CDS encoding A24 family peptidase is translated as MGASNSLKGFTGGFMLDDPIKYGLLAALAIALVTAAFTDLKSRRIANWLNATIALGAPLFWFASDMSLWPDVAMQLGVALGTFAVLSLLFAIKAMGGGDVKLLTALALWIEPSAFMKLLIMMALLGGLLTVVFGMWHKIRRHEGKIAIPYGVAIALAGLWTIGTFYLPATAAAANAAAG